In Desulfovibrio litoralis DSM 11393, a genomic segment contains:
- a CDS encoding MlaE family ABC transporter permease — MKQASFKLNLDPSSNNAELLFFGDWRVLNLDTVNQELNSTLKNKGFVSLLKSKKKNKCLLNCTELNSLDTAGALIITLIKNKIQKSGIQTEFINTTQNQEQLFTLVNTKEEKQEKEQVSPLLVTLTKIGERVINECKTFVQVLAFLGLLVTKLIKELLQPWKLRWTSVFYHMEQAGVMAVPIVGLLSFLIGMVLSYMSADQLTRLGAQPFVINLLSVSLLRELGPMLTAIVVAGRSGSSYTAEIGAMVANQEIDAMLVSGFEPIRYLVIPRVLGLVITLPLLVFIANILGLLGGWFALKISFDMDLFSFVSRLQEVISTNSIWAGLLKTPVFALAVALIGCYQGFQSTGSADSVGKLTTKSVVESIFMVIVINAIFAIIYKNIGF, encoded by the coding sequence ATGAAACAAGCCTCATTTAAACTCAACCTTGACCCGAGTTCAAATAATGCCGAACTGTTATTTTTCGGAGACTGGCGAGTATTAAACCTTGATACTGTTAATCAAGAGTTAAACTCGACTCTCAAAAATAAAGGTTTTGTGTCTTTATTAAAAAGTAAAAAAAAAAATAAATGCCTGTTAAATTGTACTGAGTTAAACTCGTTAGATACTGCCGGTGCTTTAATTATTACTTTAATAAAAAATAAAATACAAAAATCAGGTATTCAAACAGAATTTATTAACACAACCCAAAACCAAGAACAACTCTTTACCTTAGTTAATACAAAAGAAGAAAAACAAGAAAAAGAACAAGTTTCACCCTTACTTGTAACTCTTACCAAAATCGGTGAACGTGTTATTAACGAATGCAAAACCTTTGTTCAAGTTTTGGCTTTTCTCGGGTTATTGGTAACTAAGCTTATTAAAGAACTGCTTCAACCGTGGAAACTGCGTTGGACTTCTGTCTTTTATCATATGGAACAAGCCGGAGTTATGGCTGTTCCGATTGTCGGCTTACTATCATTTTTAATCGGTATGGTCTTATCTTATATGTCAGCCGACCAATTAACCAGACTAGGGGCCCAACCTTTTGTCATAAATCTTTTGTCTGTCTCTCTTTTAAGAGAACTCGGACCGATGTTGACGGCGATTGTTGTTGCCGGACGTTCCGGTTCGTCTTATACCGCAGAGATTGGGGCAATGGTCGCCAACCAAGAAATTGACGCCATGCTCGTTTCGGGCTTTGAACCAATACGCTATTTAGTTATTCCGAGGGTTTTGGGGCTTGTTATTACCCTGCCCTTACTTGTTTTTATCGCCAATATTCTAGGTTTATTGGGTGGTTGGTTTGCCTTAAAAATAAGTTTTGATATGGACTTATTCTCTTTTGTCTCTCGCCTTCAAGAAGTAATTTCAACAAACAGTATCTGGGCGGGTCTTTTAAAAACCCCCGTGTTTGCCTTGGCTGTTGCTCTTATCGGTTGTTATCAAGGTTTTCAATCAACGGGAAGTGCCGATTCGGTTGGAAAACTTACAACAAAGTCAGTCGTGGAATCTATTTTTATGGTTATTGTGATTAATGCTATTTTTGCAATTATTTATAAAAACATAGGTTTTTAA
- a CDS encoding transposase: MKKTKFSEFQIVKILKQAEAGRTVVDVCREYGVSSAAFCRWKSQDSGWRRLILSE; encoded by the coding sequence ATGAAAAAGACAAAATTTAGTGAATTTCAGATTGTTAAAATTTTAAAACAGGCAGAGGCTGGGCGGACTGTGGTTGATGTTTGCCGTGAATACGGCGTTAGCAGTGCTGCTTTTTGTCGTTGGAAATCCCAAGATAGTGGATGGAGACGGCTAATATTAAGCGAATGA
- a CDS encoding pseudouridine synthase — MRINKALAQAGICSRRKADELISQGQVRINGETAQTGQDVDLSQDTILINGRKIELNQNAQAENFCYLLLNKPIEIVSTAKDPEGRKTVLDLVPDTFLKLPNNQKRRIYPVGRLDYFSEGLILLSDDGELTHRLTHPSFNLQREYIVAVRGKLTPEMQNIMQKGMTLSEGDKLAPMQVEILSPQTNNYRHLFGYLHNNENTIIKMTLIQGLNRQIRRVCRDLGLTILKLCRISHGPIQLAALPTGKVRSLSEQEIKALYASVRLDK; from the coding sequence ATGCGTATAAATAAAGCCTTAGCACAAGCCGGCATTTGTTCCAGGCGTAAAGCGGACGAACTTATTAGCCAAGGACAAGTCCGTATAAACGGCGAAACCGCACAAACAGGTCAAGATGTTGATTTAAGTCAAGACACAATATTGATTAATGGACGAAAAATCGAATTAAACCAAAACGCCCAAGCGGAAAATTTTTGTTATCTACTCCTCAACAAGCCGATTGAAATTGTCTCAACAGCTAAAGATCCGGAGGGTAGAAAAACCGTTTTAGACCTTGTGCCTGATACTTTTTTAAAACTGCCAAACAATCAAAAACGCAGAATTTATCCTGTTGGTCGTCTTGATTATTTTTCTGAGGGTCTAATTTTATTAAGTGATGACGGTGAGTTAACACATAGGCTCACCCACCCTTCTTTTAATTTACAAAGAGAATATATTGTCGCTGTGCGTGGTAAACTTACGCCTGAAATGCAAAATATTATGCAAAAAGGTATGACGTTAAGCGAGGGAGACAAACTCGCCCCTATGCAAGTTGAAATTTTATCTCCACAAACCAATAATTATCGCCACCTCTTTGGCTACCTGCATAACAACGAAAATACTATTATAAAAATGACCTTGATTCAGGGCTTAAATCGCCAAATTCGTAGAGTTTGTCGTGATTTGGGTTTAACAATACTTAAACTTTGTCGTATATCGCATGGCCCAATCCAATTAGCTGCTTTACCTACGGGAAAAGTTCGCTCACTTAGCGAACAAGAAATTAAAGCACTTTATGCTTCTGTTAGGCTAGACAAATGA
- a CDS encoding DMT family transporter — MNKLSAKMPSATSGYIFVLFAATCWGLIGPLAKFILAEGISPQEISFWRSVFGGAFFLIHAIVCNLLHTTFKEKIIFSLFGVVGVAILFTVYQIAVKESGAALAAILLYTAPIWVIIFSALFFNEPFTKIKTTSVFIALLGVVLLSSSGNASNTQISITGIVCGLLAGFCYSLHYVFTKKYLSKHSPITLYAYCLPFGALTLFPVTEFANKTNSAWAILFFLGFLSTYLAYFSYCKGMMRLNATKVAVIANLEPVIASLLAWWWWGELFPPLGLLGASLIFFAIFLIILKEPKKT, encoded by the coding sequence ATGAATAAACTAAGTGCCAAGATGCCATCGGCGACCAGCGGTTATATTTTTGTTTTATTTGCCGCTACTTGTTGGGGTCTTATTGGTCCTTTAGCAAAGTTTATTTTAGCGGAAGGAATAAGCCCTCAAGAAATTTCGTTTTGGCGTTCGGTTTTTGGTGGAGCATTTTTTTTAATCCACGCTATAGTCTGTAATTTATTACACACAACTTTCAAAGAAAAAATTATCTTTTCTCTTTTTGGGGTGGTGGGAGTCGCCATACTTTTTACTGTTTATCAAATTGCGGTTAAAGAAAGCGGTGCGGCTTTAGCGGCTATTTTATTATATACCGCCCCTATCTGGGTAATTATTTTTTCCGCCCTGTTTTTTAACGAACCTTTTACTAAAATAAAAACAACTTCTGTGTTCATTGCTCTTTTAGGAGTTGTTTTATTAAGTAGCTCCGGAAACGCTTCAAACACTCAAATTAGCATAACGGGAATAGTCTGTGGACTGCTCGCCGGTTTTTGTTATTCTTTGCATTATGTATTTACCAAAAAATATTTAAGCAAACACTCTCCCATAACTTTATACGCTTATTGTCTGCCTTTTGGTGCATTAACGCTTTTCCCCGTTACTGAGTTTGCCAATAAAACAAACTCCGCTTGGGCTATTTTGTTTTTTTTGGGTTTTTTATCTACTTATCTTGCATATTTTAGTTATTGCAAAGGTATGATGCGTTTAAACGCCACAAAAGTCGCAGTAATCGCCAACCTTGAACCGGTTATCGCTTCGCTACTTGCTTGGTGGTGGTGGGGAGAGCTATTTCCACCTTTAGGTCTGTTGGGTGCGAGCTTAATATTTTTCGCGATCTTTTTGATTATCTTAAAAGAACCCAAAAAAACTTAA
- a CDS encoding ABC-type transport auxiliary lipoprotein family protein — translation MKNNIKKLFLSFVLVLTLLSFGGCIGRILDAGPAPDRVLLNINNEKVRETPLPYQVLVPIPELGFDLDTDNIALIFDGNLVRYLSGAKWSSPAPRLIQRLVLDSLETSNILNGVLDETSGIFPDYRLTVSVREFQFTYPEVGGIPTASVTFHLRIINTRDASILGSTQITKSTKATDRTLRSMIIAMESSMSEVLKETNSFVENTFSKTTKKKK, via the coding sequence ATGAAAAATAATATAAAAAAACTATTCTTAAGTTTTGTTTTAGTCTTAACTTTGCTGAGTTTTGGTGGCTGTATCGGCAGAATTTTAGACGCAGGCCCTGCCCCCGATAGAGTTCTTTTAAATATCAATAACGAAAAGGTAAGAGAAACGCCCCTGCCTTATCAAGTTCTCGTTCCTATTCCCGAACTCGGTTTTGATTTAGATACCGATAATATTGCCTTAATCTTTGACGGAAACCTTGTACGCTATTTAAGCGGTGCAAAATGGTCAAGCCCCGCTCCAAGATTAATTCAGCGTCTCGTCTTAGACTCTCTTGAAACAAGTAACATACTCAACGGCGTTTTAGACGAAACTAGCGGAATTTTTCCTGATTATCGTTTAACAGTCAGCGTCAGAGAATTTCAATTTACTTACCCTGAGGTCGGGGGAATTCCAACAGCGAGCGTAACATTTCACCTGCGTATAATTAATACGAGAGATGCAAGCATCTTAGGTTCCACGCAAATCACAAAATCTACAAAAGCAACAGACCGCACTTTAAGAAGCATGATTATTGCTATGGAAAGCAGTATGAGCGAAGTATTAAAAGAAACAAACAGCTTTGTGGAAAATACTTTTAGCAAAACAACAAAAAAGAAAAAATAA
- a CDS encoding ABC transporter ATP-binding protein, translating into MNKATIIKLHNITNRFGKHTVHKNLNLDVYKGEVLSLIGGSGSGKSVLLRCMLGLRHPTHGTVSVFNTNIQKASESELQKLRKRWGVLFQGGALFSSLTVKENIATLLNEYTNLNNKLVNEIAMLKIRMVGLPENSADKYPSQLSGGMIKRAGLARALALDPELLFLDEPTAGLDPISAEAFDALIVSLKETLGLTVCIVTHDLDTLFAISDRVAVLAEKKIAAIGTIDEVKQVPLPWIQEYFNGKRGREVSGTQEKNKL; encoded by the coding sequence ATGAATAAAGCTACAATAATAAAATTGCATAATATCACAAACCGCTTTGGGAAACATACCGTTCATAAAAACTTAAACCTTGATGTTTATAAAGGTGAAGTTTTAAGCCTTATTGGTGGATCCGGTTCGGGAAAAAGTGTTTTGCTACGCTGTATGTTAGGGTTAAGACACCCAACCCACGGAACTGTTTCGGTTTTTAATACCAATATTCAAAAAGCGAGTGAAAGCGAACTTCAAAAATTAAGAAAAAGATGGGGCGTTTTATTTCAAGGCGGTGCTTTATTTTCTTCTTTAACCGTAAAAGAAAATATCGCTACCCTACTAAATGAATATACAAACTTAAACAATAAATTAGTTAACGAAATAGCTATGTTAAAAATACGCATGGTCGGACTCCCCGAAAATTCCGCTGATAAATACCCCTCTCAATTATCCGGCGGAATGATCAAAAGAGCCGGTCTCGCAAGAGCTTTGGCTCTCGACCCCGAACTTTTATTTTTAGATGAACCAACGGCGGGTCTAGATCCAATCAGCGCCGAAGCGTTCGACGCTCTTATAGTTTCTTTAAAAGAAACCCTCGGTCTAACCGTCTGTATTGTAACCCACGACTTAGATACTTTATTTGCCATTAGCGATCGTGTTGCCGTTTTAGCCGAAAAAAAAATCGCCGCTATCGGAACAATTGACGAGGTTAAACAAGTTCCACTACCTTGGATTCAAGAATATTTTAACGGAAAACGTGGACGAGAAGTCTCCGGAACGCAAGAAAAAAACAAACTTTAA
- the purB gene encoding adenylosuccinate lyase, translating into MIERYTRPEMGALWTIESRLRAWLEVELAVCQAWNERGIIDDAAMKEIKEKADFDVNRVLEIEEETRHDVIAFLTAVEEKVGPSARFIHLGCTSSDIVDTANALLLVRAGNMILKAFDGLLLTLKELALKTKSQLCIGRTHGIHAEPTSFGLKILGFYAEFQRHRARFVNAIEGIKVGKISGAVGTYAMLDPELEKRICEILGLGVETVSTQIISRDRYADYFTALALTAGGVERLCVELRHLQRTEVLEVEEGFGKGQKGSSAMPHKKNPISAENMAGLSRLIRTNALASMENMPLWHERDISHSSVERVIMPDSTILTDYVLNRLTKLIANLVIYPKNMERNLWLSHGLFFSQRVLTALIEKGGKSDKQLSRQEAYVMVQKCAMQSWQQGVPFTDLVYADTEIRKYLKQSDLSEIFDLKYYLRHEDTIFKRVLEKA; encoded by the coding sequence ATGATAGAGCGTTATACCAGACCGGAAATGGGTGCATTATGGACTATAGAAAGTCGATTAAGAGCTTGGCTTGAGGTTGAGTTGGCTGTTTGTCAAGCTTGGAATGAACGGGGCATAATTGACGACGCAGCCATGAAAGAAATCAAAGAAAAAGCTGACTTTGACGTTAACAGAGTTTTGGAAATTGAAGAAGAAACTCGCCATGATGTTATTGCTTTTTTGACGGCTGTTGAAGAAAAAGTTGGTCCTTCCGCACGCTTTATTCACCTTGGTTGTACATCATCAGATATTGTTGATACGGCTAATGCCCTACTCTTGGTGCGTGCCGGAAATATGATTTTAAAAGCTTTTGACGGCTTACTTTTAACCTTGAAAGAACTCGCTTTAAAAACAAAAAGCCAACTTTGTATAGGACGTACACACGGAATTCACGCCGAACCAACAAGTTTTGGTCTTAAAATCTTAGGTTTTTATGCTGAATTTCAAAGACATAGAGCCAGATTTGTCAACGCCATCGAAGGGATCAAAGTCGGAAAAATCTCCGGTGCTGTCGGAACTTACGCTATGCTTGACCCTGAACTTGAAAAACGCATCTGTGAAATATTGGGGCTTGGCGTTGAAACCGTCTCCACTCAAATTATTTCACGCGACAGATACGCTGATTATTTTACCGCCTTAGCACTAACAGCCGGCGGAGTAGAACGTTTATGCGTTGAATTACGCCACCTGCAACGTACTGAAGTTTTAGAAGTAGAAGAAGGCTTTGGAAAGGGACAAAAAGGCTCTTCCGCCATGCCACACAAAAAGAACCCTATTTCTGCTGAAAATATGGCGGGCTTATCACGTCTTATCCGTACTAACGCCTTAGCTTCTATGGAAAATATGCCTCTTTGGCACGAAAGAGATATAAGCCACTCTTCTGTTGAACGTGTCATTATGCCTGACTCAACCATTTTAACAGATTATGTACTCAACCGTTTAACTAAATTAATAGCCAATCTAGTTATTTATCCTAAAAATATGGAACGTAACCTTTGGTTATCTCACGGTTTATTCTTTTCTCAACGCGTCTTAACCGCCCTGATTGAAAAAGGCGGAAAAAGCGATAAACAACTCTCTCGCCAAGAAGCTTATGTCATGGTACAAAAATGTGCCATGCAAAGTTGGCAACAAGGGGTTCCGTTTACCGACTTAGTTTATGCTGATACTGAAATTCGTAAATATTTAAAACAAAGCGATCTGTCGGAAATATTTGATTTAAAATATTACTTACGCCATGAAGATACTATTTTCAAACGTGTTTTAGAAAAAGCTTAA
- a CDS encoding rubrerythrin family protein, with protein MSKTQENLMAAFAGESQANRKYLAYAKKAESEGFTQVAKLFRAAAEAETIHAHGHLRIAGGIHSTLENIKDAIAGETHEFTSMYPQMIKEAEAEGNKAAATYFKFANEVEEVHAKLYKKALEAEGKLKDVDYYICNVCGYTHEGPHNDKCPVCKAGANAFYKVD; from the coding sequence ATGTCAAAAACACAAGAAAACTTAATGGCTGCCTTTGCCGGTGAATCTCAAGCTAACCGTAAATATTTAGCTTATGCTAAAAAAGCCGAGAGCGAAGGTTTTACTCAAGTTGCTAAACTTTTCCGTGCTGCTGCTGAAGCTGAAACCATTCATGCTCATGGTCATTTGCGTATTGCCGGCGGAATTCATTCTACTTTAGAAAACATTAAAGACGCTATTGCCGGTGAAACTCATGAGTTTACAAGCATGTATCCTCAAATGATCAAAGAAGCCGAAGCCGAAGGTAATAAAGCTGCGGCTACTTATTTTAAATTCGCTAATGAAGTAGAAGAAGTACACGCAAAACTTTATAAAAAAGCCCTAGAAGCCGAAGGCAAGCTTAAAGATGTAGATTATTATATCTGTAATGTTTGTGGCTATACTCACGAAGGTCCACACAATGATAAATGCCCTGTTTGTAAGGCGGGAGCAAACGCTTTTTATAAAGTAGATTAA
- a CDS encoding DUF4349 domain-containing protein: protein MSLGMRIKRILLIMLGIYIGLFLCFLAYDFYKNPRLTTSESWQLEYYDNNPVPAQTKKNYASITYAAPAKAPSISAMVEHTPSENTFSNKQKGEQKFEKTASINASSRAFNEDEKKIRNLISEQKAIIQDEQTLGRKSSRRLHLIIGVTPASFDTFYEAAQKIGTVRSVSTEKQDRTNHFLTLKAKRASLESTKASLVELKKHEGKIEDFIKLQNRILEVEQELQTLGVSLGEFDEINAFFTVRFSLTEEQLVIHHPTSIITRAIEAFLYATGVFTAGLSLFFFATLTAFILLLAIDRFKLIQKFVNYPEQTKK, encoded by the coding sequence ATGTCATTAGGTATGCGTATCAAGCGTATTCTATTAATTATGTTGGGAATATATATCGGACTTTTCCTTTGTTTTTTAGCTTACGATTTTTATAAAAATCCAAGACTTACTACAAGTGAATCTTGGCAATTGGAATATTACGACAACAATCCCGTTCCCGCTCAAACAAAGAAAAATTATGCAAGTATAACATATGCCGCACCAGCAAAAGCACCATCAATCTCTGCCATGGTGGAACATACTCCTAGCGAAAATACATTTTCCAACAAACAAAAAGGTGAACAAAAGTTTGAAAAAACAGCTTCGATTAATGCAAGCTCCCGAGCTTTTAACGAAGATGAAAAGAAAATACGCAATTTAATCAGTGAACAAAAAGCGATTATTCAAGATGAACAAACTTTAGGGCGTAAAAGCTCAAGGCGTCTTCACTTAATTATCGGTGTTACCCCTGCTAGCTTTGATACTTTTTATGAAGCCGCCCAAAAAATAGGTACTGTTCGTAGCGTTTCTACCGAAAAACAAGACCGAACAAACCACTTTCTAACTTTAAAGGCAAAAAGAGCCTCTTTGGAAAGTACAAAAGCTTCCCTCGTTGAATTAAAAAAACATGAAGGAAAAATTGAAGATTTTATAAAATTGCAAAATCGTATTCTTGAAGTTGAACAAGAACTACAAACACTTGGCGTTTCACTGGGTGAGTTTGATGAAATCAATGCCTTTTTTACCGTACGTTTTTCTTTGACAGAAGAACAACTTGTAATTCATCACCCAACAAGTATAATTACAAGAGCTATTGAAGCCTTTTTATACGCAACAGGCGTCTTTACTGCCGGACTAAGTCTTTTCTTTTTTGCAACTTTAACGGCGTTTATCTTGCTACTTGCAATTGATCGCTTTAAGTTAATTCAAAAGTTTGTGAATTATCCGGAACAAACCAAAAAATAA
- a CDS encoding DMT family transporter codes for MAILFFLGFLSTYLAYFSYCKGMMRLNATKVAVIANLEPVIASLLAWWWWGELFPPLGLLGASLIFFAIFLIILKEPKKLN; via the coding sequence GTGGCTATTTTGTTTTTTTTGGGTTTTTTATCTACTTATCTTGCATATTTTAGTTATTGCAAAGGTATGATGCGTTTAAATGCCACAAAAGTCGCTGTAATCGCCAATCTTGAACCGGTTATCGCCTCGCTGCTTGCTTGGTGGTGGTGGGGAGAGCTGTTTCCGCCTTTAGGTCTGTTGGGTGCCAGCTTAATATTTTTCGCGATCTTTTTGATTATCTTAAAAGAACCCAAAAAACTTAATTAA
- a CDS encoding MlaD family protein: MEIRASYALVGLFTLLSIVGLISFSLWSASNNNQNDQMMYEAVFSGSVSGLSVGNDALFNGVRVGQVRRINLDQKDPSLVNVLVEISDDTPVRKDSVARLEARGMTGLAVVSISGGSAESPLLVPTAQERIPKIQTISSPLDVFLSNAPEMITAANKAMQNVQAMLSEENQKSIKEILESTDTILSNIANGADSMPVAMNNLAKASQDLNKLINNLNKLSNTELKGTLTELNQTIKSINNILKKSEPSITLFATEGLNDARRAISEARLLLGTLNRVALKLESDPRRFFFGNTLPEYSAKNEK, translated from the coding sequence ATGGAAATTCGCGCAAGTTACGCATTAGTAGGACTTTTTACTTTATTAAGCATTGTTGGCTTAATAAGTTTTAGCCTATGGAGTGCTTCAAACAATAATCAAAACGATCAGATGATGTATGAGGCTGTTTTCAGCGGTAGCGTAAGTGGTCTTTCTGTCGGCAACGATGCCCTGTTTAACGGGGTAAGAGTTGGTCAAGTTCGTCGTATAAATTTAGACCAAAAAGATCCGTCTTTGGTTAACGTACTGGTTGAAATCTCCGATGATACACCGGTCAGAAAAGACTCTGTCGCAAGACTTGAAGCAAGAGGCATGACCGGATTGGCGGTTGTTTCAATCTCCGGCGGTTCCGCCGAAAGCCCCCTTTTAGTTCCCACCGCTCAAGAAAGAATACCAAAGATACAAACTATTTCATCACCTCTTGACGTTTTTTTGAGTAACGCCCCTGAAATGATCACAGCGGCAAATAAAGCCATGCAAAATGTTCAGGCTATGCTCAGCGAAGAAAACCAAAAGTCGATTAAAGAGATCCTAGAATCAACAGACACAATCTTATCAAACATCGCCAATGGAGCAGACTCTATGCCTGTTGCCATGAACAATTTAGCGAAAGCAAGTCAGGACTTAAATAAATTAATCAATAACCTAAATAAATTAAGCAACACAGAACTAAAAGGAACCCTAACTGAACTAAACCAAACGATAAAATCAATTAATAACATTTTGAAAAAATCAGAACCAAGTATTACCCTGTTTGCGACAGAAGGCTTAAACGACGCACGCAGAGCCATTTCTGAAGCAAGATTATTACTCGGAACTTTAAACCGTGTTGCCTTAAAACTTGAAAGCGATCCAAGACGCTTTTTCTTTGGAAATACCTTACCGGAGTATAGTGCAAAAAATGAAAAATAA
- a CDS encoding tyrosine-type recombinase/integrase: MKLTDTLLRSLKAPDKVQKLTDGGGLYLQVEPKGGKLWRLAYRFGGKQKTLAFGAYPAVSLKEARKRRDEAKELIANGVDPSEQKKVEKAKTVAKQKELVSTFESVGREWFNKRTVHLTEEYRKQILSRIENQIFPYIGTKLISNLEPADILFAVSHAEKKGAIETAHRLVQISGQICRYARLAGYCKYDITAGLTEALPKVQTKHLASITDPKELSLLLQSIENYQGDLSVVYALKILPYVFVRSNELRGARWAEIDFKTAEWVIPAGRMKMKTVHVVPLASQVLKLLEELQPHSGHSEFLFISPASASNPISDMGLLNALRRMGYQRGEMTIHGFRSTASTLLNGMGYNSDWIERQLAHCERNAVRKAYNHAEYLPERKKMMQKWADYLDGLREKTTQS; this comes from the coding sequence ATGAAATTAACAGACACGCTTTTACGCAGTTTAAAAGCTCCTGATAAAGTACAAAAACTAACAGATGGTGGTGGCTTGTATTTGCAGGTTGAACCAAAAGGCGGGAAGCTTTGGCGTTTGGCTTATCGATTTGGTGGCAAACAAAAAACGTTAGCTTTTGGTGCATATCCAGCAGTTTCTTTAAAAGAAGCTAGAAAAAGGCGAGATGAGGCTAAAGAACTTATAGCGAATGGAGTAGACCCTAGTGAACAAAAAAAGGTTGAAAAAGCTAAAACAGTAGCAAAGCAAAAAGAGTTAGTTTCTACTTTTGAATCTGTCGGGCGTGAATGGTTTAATAAAAGAACAGTGCATTTAACAGAAGAATATAGAAAACAAATTTTATCACGCATAGAAAACCAAATATTTCCTTATATTGGAACAAAATTAATCTCTAACTTAGAACCAGCTGATATTTTGTTTGCTGTTAGTCATGCAGAAAAAAAAGGAGCTATCGAAACGGCTCATAGACTTGTACAAATATCTGGGCAAATTTGCAGATATGCTCGCCTTGCTGGGTATTGCAAGTATGATATTACCGCTGGTTTGACAGAAGCCTTACCTAAAGTTCAAACAAAACATCTTGCATCAATAACAGACCCTAAAGAGTTGAGTTTACTTTTGCAGTCGATAGAGAATTATCAAGGTGATCTTAGCGTAGTTTATGCTTTAAAAATATTACCTTATGTTTTTGTGCGTTCAAATGAACTAAGGGGAGCTAGGTGGGCGGAGATTGACTTTAAAACAGCGGAATGGGTTATTCCAGCTGGACGCATGAAAATGAAAACAGTGCATGTGGTGCCATTGGCAAGTCAAGTATTAAAACTTTTAGAGGAATTACAGCCTCATTCTGGACATAGTGAATTTTTATTTATCAGTCCTGCCAGTGCCAGCAATCCTATTAGCGATATGGGCTTATTAAATGCTTTACGTCGTATGGGCTATCAACGAGGCGAGATGACAATTCATGGCTTTCGTTCGACTGCTAGTACGCTGTTAAATGGAATGGGGTATAATTCAGATTGGATTGAACGCCAACTTGCACATTGTGAAAGAAACGCAGTAAGAAAAGCCTATAACCATGCCGAATACTTGCCAGAACGTAAAAAGATGATGCAAAAATGGGCTGATTATTTGGATGGGTTGAGAGAAAAGACAACTCAAAGTTAA